One window of Elusimicrobiota bacterium genomic DNA carries:
- a CDS encoding aminoacetone oxidase family FAD-binding enzyme → MGHRVIIVGAGASGLAAAIAAGRSTAQVTLLERGHSLGRKILASGGGRCNLGNSRMALERYHGAKPAFIREALSRFKTDRFFSELGLLTVTEPDGRIFPRCGKAHAVLDVLKAELERLGVTVRLGTEAAAVEREGVSFIITTAAVPWKKDAPAAQALGPEKLGCDRLILACGGASYPQLGGGENGYGLAKSLGHSVTGLSPALVPLLVKDNAVKRLHGLRVEAGLRVLGGQRELCRSRGEVLFTDYGLSGPAALDVSREAVQALAKGPVAGSLDLFPEFTPQGLRALVIGRWAGRPKRPLKDFFLGMFPAQLAGAIIDSLGWDANRPLDSLGRDACERLAVFLQDWRFEVAGARGWNEAMVTAGGVSADEVDPRGFASRKAAGLHLTGEMLDVDGDSGGYNLHFAWASGLAAGSAAASAR, encoded by the coding sequence ATGGGCCACCGGGTCATCATCGTCGGAGCCGGAGCCTCGGGCCTGGCCGCGGCCATAGCCGCGGGCCGGAGCACGGCCCAGGTCACGCTCCTGGAGCGCGGGCACTCCTTGGGCCGCAAGATCCTGGCCAGCGGCGGCGGCCGCTGCAACCTCGGCAACAGCCGCATGGCCCTGGAGCGCTACCACGGCGCCAAGCCCGCCTTCATCCGCGAGGCCCTCTCGCGCTTCAAGACGGACCGGTTCTTCTCGGAACTGGGTCTCCTGACCGTCACAGAACCGGACGGGAGGATATTCCCCAGGTGCGGCAAAGCCCACGCGGTGCTCGACGTGCTCAAGGCGGAACTGGAACGCTTGGGCGTGACGGTCCGGCTCGGCACCGAGGCCGCGGCCGTCGAGCGCGAGGGAGTCAGCTTCATCATCACGACCGCGGCCGTGCCCTGGAAGAAGGACGCGCCAGCGGCCCAGGCTCTCGGCCCCGAAAAGCTGGGCTGCGACCGGCTCATCCTGGCCTGCGGCGGGGCCTCCTACCCCCAGCTCGGCGGCGGCGAGAACGGCTATGGCTTGGCCAAGTCCTTGGGTCACTCAGTGACCGGGCTCTCGCCGGCCTTGGTCCCGCTGCTCGTCAAGGACAACGCGGTCAAGCGTTTGCACGGCCTGCGCGTGGAGGCCGGCCTGCGCGTGTTGGGCGGCCAGCGCGAGCTCTGCCGCAGCCGGGGCGAGGTCCTGTTCACGGACTACGGCCTCTCCGGGCCCGCGGCCTTGGACGTAAGCCGCGAGGCGGTCCAGGCTTTGGCCAAGGGGCCGGTGGCGGGCAGCCTCGACCTCTTCCCTGAGTTCACCCCGCAGGGCCTGCGCGCGCTGGTCATCGGCCGCTGGGCCGGCCGCCCGAAGCGGCCCCTCAAGGATTTCTTCCTGGGGATGTTCCCGGCCCAATTGGCCGGGGCGATCATCGATTCGTTGGGCTGGGACGCGAACCGCCCGCTGGACTCCTTGGGCCGCGACGCCTGCGAGCGGCTGGCGGTCTTCCTGCAGGACTGGCGCTTCGAAGTGGCCGGAGCCCGCGGCTGGAACGAGGCCATGGTCACGGCCGGCGGGGTGAGCGCCGACGAGGTGGACCCGCGCGGCTTCGCCTCGCGCAAAGCCGCGGGGCTCCACCTCACGGGCGAGATGCTCGACGTGGACGGCGACAGCGGCGGCTACAACCTCCACTTCGCCTGGGCTTCAGGCCTGGCCGCGGGCTCGGCCGCGGCTTCGGCCCGCTGA
- a CDS encoding xanthine dehydrogenase family protein molybdopterin-binding subunit, which translates to MDKSKLIHKPKHHNGNGHKTVTDQLKLGERLRHPADREYKSVGHSVPRIDGLEKVMGAAQFVDDIEFGPKLLYACIVESPYAHAKIKGIDASAALKVQGVVKVVTGKDFPYVFGLYMKDRHIFAQDRVRFVGEQVAAVIAWDPKTAKKAAALVKVDYEELTPMLDPMTALGKKATLIHPDLGRYQHVPWFFPKAGTNIAHWRKIRKGDAEAGFKAADLVFEDTYTVPRYAHCSIEVHGAVGLYDASGRLTVWTASQSPYTQRHGFAEALAPLGITHKDVRVITPYIGGGFGGKAGVSMEILGAALATTVKGHPVKIMWNRAQEFYNTYQRQGVVSKLKMGVKKDGTITALEHDIYWDAGAYVEYGANVVNAAGLSATGPYKVPNLKIDSVCMYTNLPPGGPYRGFGYSEFGFGLESHITQVARKLKLDPVAMRRKNAIKEGDILPYGATMNPTGIQEAIGRTAVEIRWGKKEVSKDPHKAIGKALVLYWKAPAMPPNASSSAFLKFNEDGSINLLVSGMELGQGLLTVMAQVASEVLTVPVSKIRVETPDTDRNPYEWQTVGSHVTWGCGNAVKKAALDAREQIFATVQRTLHMEKDHLYLEDECVKCRTHKGWKLPFKDFVITGIEAADHTFKGGPVMGHGMFMPEFASAISNPETGQGGHPNVHYTTGAGGIILEIDKQTGKMKVLKAVLAADVGKALNPELIKGQVTGGMLQGLATVLYEDMRFDAKGRLLNANFSDYKIPTALDMPEEVVPIIIEAAQPDGPYGARGVGEHTMIPAASMVANAVEDAVGIRIKTMPITAEKVALALRKARRS; encoded by the coding sequence ATGGACAAATCCAAGCTCATCCACAAGCCGAAGCACCACAACGGCAACGGCCACAAGACCGTCACGGACCAGCTCAAGCTCGGCGAGCGCCTCCGCCACCCCGCCGACCGCGAATACAAGAGCGTGGGCCACTCCGTGCCCCGCATCGACGGCCTGGAAAAAGTCATGGGCGCGGCCCAGTTCGTAGACGACATCGAGTTCGGCCCCAAGCTCCTCTACGCCTGCATCGTGGAGAGCCCTTACGCCCACGCCAAGATCAAGGGGATCGACGCCTCGGCGGCCCTCAAGGTCCAGGGCGTGGTCAAGGTCGTCACCGGCAAGGATTTCCCCTACGTGTTCGGGCTGTACATGAAGGACCGCCACATCTTCGCCCAGGACCGCGTGCGCTTCGTCGGCGAGCAGGTGGCCGCGGTCATCGCCTGGGACCCCAAGACCGCCAAGAAAGCCGCCGCTTTGGTCAAGGTCGACTACGAAGAGCTCACCCCCATGCTCGACCCCATGACCGCCCTGGGCAAGAAGGCCACCCTCATCCACCCCGACCTCGGCCGCTACCAGCACGTGCCCTGGTTCTTCCCCAAGGCCGGCACCAACATCGCCCACTGGCGCAAGATCCGCAAGGGCGACGCGGAGGCGGGCTTCAAGGCCGCGGACCTCGTCTTCGAGGACACCTACACCGTGCCCCGCTACGCCCACTGCTCCATAGAGGTCCACGGCGCGGTCGGCCTTTACGACGCCTCCGGCCGCCTCACCGTGTGGACCGCCTCGCAGTCGCCCTACACCCAACGCCACGGCTTCGCCGAGGCCCTGGCGCCTTTGGGCATCACGCACAAGGACGTCCGGGTCATCACCCCCTACATCGGCGGCGGCTTCGGCGGCAAGGCCGGCGTGTCCATGGAGATCCTGGGCGCGGCCCTGGCCACCACGGTCAAGGGCCACCCGGTCAAGATCATGTGGAACCGCGCCCAGGAGTTCTACAACACCTACCAGCGCCAGGGCGTGGTCTCCAAGCTCAAGATGGGCGTCAAGAAGGACGGGACCATCACCGCGCTCGAGCACGACATCTACTGGGACGCGGGCGCCTACGTCGAATACGGCGCCAACGTGGTCAACGCCGCCGGCCTCTCCGCCACCGGCCCCTACAAGGTCCCCAATCTCAAGATCGACTCGGTCTGCATGTACACGAACCTGCCGCCCGGCGGCCCGTACCGCGGCTTCGGCTACTCCGAGTTCGGCTTCGGCCTGGAGTCCCACATCACCCAGGTCGCGCGCAAGCTCAAGCTGGACCCTGTGGCCATGCGCCGCAAGAACGCCATCAAGGAAGGCGATATCCTGCCCTACGGCGCGACCATGAACCCCACCGGCATCCAGGAAGCCATCGGCCGGACCGCGGTCGAGATCCGCTGGGGCAAGAAGGAAGTCTCCAAGGACCCCCACAAGGCCATCGGCAAGGCCTTGGTCTTGTACTGGAAGGCGCCGGCCATGCCGCCCAACGCATCCTCCTCGGCTTTCTTGAAATTCAACGAGGACGGCAGCATCAACCTGCTGGTCTCCGGCATGGAGCTCGGCCAGGGGCTGCTCACGGTCATGGCCCAGGTCGCCTCGGAGGTGCTCACCGTCCCGGTCTCCAAGATCCGCGTCGAGACCCCGGACACGGACCGCAACCCCTACGAGTGGCAGACCGTGGGCTCCCACGTCACCTGGGGCTGCGGCAACGCGGTCAAGAAGGCGGCCTTGGACGCGCGCGAGCAGATCTTCGCCACCGTGCAGAGGACCCTGCACATGGAGAAGGACCACCTCTATCTGGAAGACGAGTGCGTCAAGTGCCGCACGCACAAAGGCTGGAAGCTGCCCTTCAAGGACTTCGTCATCACCGGCATAGAGGCGGCGGACCACACCTTCAAGGGCGGCCCGGTCATGGGCCACGGCATGTTCATGCCCGAGTTCGCCTCCGCCATCTCCAACCCCGAGACCGGGCAAGGCGGGCACCCCAACGTGCACTACACCACGGGCGCGGGCGGCATCATCCTGGAGATCGACAAGCAGACCGGCAAGATGAAGGTCCTCAAAGCCGTGCTGGCCGCCGACGTGGGAAAGGCCCTCAATCCCGAGCTCATCAAAGGCCAGGTCACGGGCGGCATGCTGCAGGGCCTGGCCACGGTGCTCTACGAGGACATGCGCTTCGACGCCAAGGGGCGCCTCCTCAACGCCAACTTCTCGGACTACAAGATCCCCACGGCGCTCGACATGCCGGAGGAGGTGGTGCCCATCATCATCGAGGCCGCCCAGCCGGACGGCCCTTACGGCGCGCGCGGCGTGGGCGAGCACACCATGATCCCGGCCGCCTCCATGGTGGCCAACGCGGTGGAGGACGCCGTGGGCATCCGCATCAAGACCATGCCCATCACGGCCGAGAAGGTCGCGCTGGCCCTGCGCAAGGCCCGGCGGTCATGA
- the pgi gene encoding glucose-6-phosphate isomerase: MTTTSQPLTKRKAWRALAAHHKKLAPAHLRELFADDPRRGERLTLEAAGLFLDYSKNRVTDQTLGLLVQLAEESGLRGRIDAMFGGEKINSTEGRAVLHTALRAPKGASIIVDGKDVVPEVHAVLERMAAFCELVRGGGWKGHTGKRIKNIVNIGIGGSDLGPVMAYEALRHYSERGLAFRFVSNVDGIDFVEAVRGLDPAETLFIVSSKTFTTLETMTNAEAARSWLLRGLGGERAAVARHFAAVSTNAAKVSAFGIDTANMFGFWDWVGGRYSMDSAIGLSTMLAIGPERFRALLAGFRRMDEHFRTAPFDRNLPVLMGLLAVWYSDFFGSQTIAVLPYEQYLKRFPAYLQQLTMESNGKSVTLGGKPVACDTGAVYWGEPGTNGQHSFYQLIHQGTRLIPCDFIAFGQALTPLGRAHDLLLANMLAQAEALAFGKTLAEVKAEGTPDWLAPHRVFAGNRPSNVILAERLTPEALGALVALYEHSVFTQGAVWDINPFDQWGVELGKALATRIIPELEAAAALELGHDSSTNSLIRRCRLMKGA; the protein is encoded by the coding sequence ATGACGACCACCAGCCAGCCGCTGACCAAACGCAAGGCCTGGAGGGCGCTCGCCGCCCACCATAAGAAGCTCGCGCCGGCCCACCTGCGCGAGCTCTTCGCCGACGACCCCCGACGGGGAGAGCGCCTCACGCTCGAAGCCGCAGGCCTGTTCCTTGACTATTCCAAGAACCGCGTCACGGACCAGACCCTTGGCCTGCTGGTCCAACTGGCCGAGGAATCCGGCCTGCGCGGGCGCATCGACGCCATGTTCGGCGGCGAGAAGATCAACTCCACCGAGGGCCGCGCCGTCCTGCACACGGCCCTGCGCGCGCCCAAAGGCGCCTCCATCATCGTAGACGGCAAGGACGTGGTGCCCGAGGTCCATGCCGTGCTCGAGCGCATGGCCGCCTTCTGCGAGCTGGTGCGCGGCGGCGGCTGGAAAGGACACACCGGCAAGCGCATCAAGAACATCGTCAACATCGGCATCGGCGGCTCCGACCTCGGTCCCGTCATGGCTTATGAGGCCCTGCGCCACTACAGCGAGCGCGGCCTCGCCTTCCGGTTCGTCTCGAACGTGGACGGCATCGACTTCGTGGAGGCGGTCCGCGGCCTGGACCCCGCCGAGACCCTGTTCATCGTCTCCTCCAAGACCTTCACCACTTTGGAGACCATGACTAACGCTGAGGCCGCGCGGAGCTGGCTGCTCCGGGGCCTGGGCGGCGAGCGCGCCGCCGTGGCCAGGCATTTCGCGGCCGTCTCGACCAACGCCGCCAAGGTCTCGGCCTTCGGCATAGACACGGCCAACATGTTCGGCTTCTGGGACTGGGTGGGAGGCCGCTACTCCATGGACTCGGCCATCGGGCTCTCCACCATGCTGGCCATCGGGCCGGAGCGCTTCCGCGCCCTGCTGGCGGGCTTCCGCCGCATGGACGAGCATTTCCGCACCGCGCCTTTCGACCGGAACCTGCCGGTCCTCATGGGCCTGCTCGCGGTCTGGTACTCGGACTTCTTCGGCAGCCAGACCATCGCGGTCCTGCCCTACGAGCAGTACCTCAAGCGCTTCCCGGCCTACCTCCAGCAACTGACCATGGAAAGCAACGGCAAGAGCGTCACGCTCGGAGGCAAGCCGGTCGCCTGCGACACCGGCGCGGTGTATTGGGGCGAGCCCGGGACCAACGGCCAGCACTCCTTCTACCAGCTCATCCACCAGGGCACGCGCCTGATCCCCTGCGACTTCATCGCCTTCGGCCAGGCCCTGACCCCGCTGGGGCGCGCCCATGACCTGCTGCTGGCCAACATGCTCGCCCAGGCCGAGGCGCTGGCTTTCGGCAAGACCTTGGCGGAGGTCAAGGCCGAAGGCACGCCGGACTGGCTCGCGCCGCACCGGGTCTTCGCGGGCAACCGCCCGTCCAACGTCATCCTGGCCGAGCGGCTCACCCCGGAGGCTCTCGGGGCCTTGGTCGCGCTCTACGAGCACAGCGTGTTCACCCAGGGCGCGGTCTGGGACATCAACCCCTTCGACCAGTGGGGCGTGGAGCTGGGCAAAGCCCTGGCGACGCGCATCATCCCGGAGCTCGAGGCCGCGGCCGCCCTGGAGCTCGGGCACGACAGCTCGACCAACAGCCTGATCCGGCGCTGCCGGCTGATGAAAGGAGCCTGA
- a CDS encoding prolyl oligopeptidase family serine peptidase, with amino-acid sequence MKRQPALVVLFCSAFVFGPLSAARAETLYQKPPQEVLDVLHAPAAPDAVISPTRDAMLLAAPVRHPSIAYVAEPMLKLAGVRIIPRTRRLQDSRYWSALSLVALPGGAARAVSLPVDAKVGLPSWSADGKRFAFINMGADSVELWVGDAASAQARRIAGVRLNPFLGAPLLWLPDQKTLLVRAVPEGQGAPPAQDAAPRGPSVQETSGQKGASSTYEVRDVLKSPKDEELFDYYAAAQLLLVDAESGRVTPLGKPGLYAGVSPAPDGHLLVVTIHRPYSYLTTAERFPREVDIWDSSGTLVHHLASVPLADRVPIWGVRTGPRDFTWRACEPASVVWTEALDGGDWKTQVPQRDRLMMLKAPFTGEPAEVLRVRDRVEHIFWGERRGLALVLSADPIKHWTQTHAADFDDPQPAARLIWDMSSDEAYNHPGWPVMRTLPNGMRAVLQDRDSIYLDGQGASPEGDRPFLDRLDLKTLKTERLFRCDRSSYEEFYAWLDLKAGTFLTRRESPQDPPNFFVRDLKGKLTPVTRMPDPAPQLRGITKRLVTYKRADGVDLSFTLYLPPGYKAGTRLPAIVWAYPLDYADPKMAGQVTGSTQTFTTLDWPLHLFPLLEGYAVLDNPLMPVVGDANKIYDTYMEQLVAGAKAAVDKAVELGVADRDRIGITGHSHGGLMTVNLLAHSDLFRAGVARSGAYNRSLTAFGFQSERRTLWEAPEVYTKVSPFFHADEIKYPLLLIHGELDSNPGTVPLQSQQLFEAVRGNGGTARLVILPFESHGYRAMESTEQVLYEMLAWFDKYVKNAAPRAALKTP; translated from the coding sequence ATGAAACGCCAGCCTGCCCTCGTCGTCCTCTTTTGCTCCGCGTTCGTCTTCGGCCCGCTGTCTGCGGCGCGCGCCGAGACCCTCTACCAGAAGCCGCCCCAGGAGGTCCTCGACGTGCTGCACGCGCCGGCCGCGCCCGACGCGGTCATCAGCCCCACGCGCGACGCCATGCTCCTGGCCGCGCCCGTGCGCCATCCCTCCATAGCCTATGTCGCCGAGCCCATGCTGAAGCTGGCGGGAGTGCGCATCATCCCGCGCACCCGGCGGCTGCAGGATTCCCGCTACTGGAGCGCCTTGAGCCTGGTCGCCCTGCCCGGCGGCGCGGCGCGCGCCGTGAGCCTGCCCGTAGACGCCAAGGTCGGGCTCCCGTCCTGGAGCGCGGACGGCAAGCGCTTCGCTTTCATCAACATGGGCGCGGACAGCGTCGAGCTCTGGGTGGGCGACGCGGCCTCGGCCCAGGCCCGCCGCATCGCGGGCGTGCGCCTCAACCCCTTCCTCGGCGCGCCCCTGCTGTGGCTGCCGGACCAGAAGACCTTGCTCGTGCGCGCCGTGCCCGAGGGCCAAGGCGCGCCTCCGGCGCAGGACGCGGCGCCGCGCGGGCCGTCCGTCCAGGAGACCTCCGGCCAGAAGGGCGCCAGCAGCACCTACGAGGTGCGCGACGTGCTCAAGAGCCCCAAGGACGAGGAGCTCTTCGACTACTACGCGGCCGCCCAACTTCTGCTGGTGGACGCGGAGAGCGGCCGGGTCACGCCTTTGGGCAAGCCCGGCCTCTATGCCGGCGTCTCGCCTGCGCCGGACGGCCATCTTCTGGTGGTCACCATCCACCGGCCCTATTCCTACCTCACCACGGCCGAGCGCTTCCCCCGGGAGGTGGACATCTGGGACAGCTCCGGGACGCTGGTGCATCACCTGGCCTCGGTCCCTCTGGCCGACCGCGTGCCTATCTGGGGCGTGCGCACCGGGCCGCGCGATTTCACCTGGCGCGCCTGCGAGCCAGCGTCCGTGGTCTGGACCGAGGCCCTCGACGGCGGCGACTGGAAGACGCAGGTCCCGCAGCGCGACCGCCTCATGATGCTCAAAGCGCCCTTCACAGGGGAGCCGGCCGAGGTCCTGCGGGTCAGGGACCGCGTGGAGCATATCTTCTGGGGCGAGCGCCGCGGCCTGGCGCTGGTCCTGAGCGCCGACCCCATCAAGCACTGGACCCAGACCCACGCGGCGGACTTCGACGACCCCCAGCCGGCCGCGCGCCTGATCTGGGACATGTCCAGCGACGAGGCCTACAACCATCCGGGCTGGCCGGTCATGAGGACCTTGCCCAACGGCATGCGGGCGGTGCTCCAGGACCGGGACTCCATCTATCTCGACGGCCAGGGCGCCTCGCCCGAGGGCGACCGGCCCTTCCTGGACCGGCTGGACCTCAAGACCCTCAAGACCGAGCGGCTCTTCCGCTGCGACCGTTCTTCCTACGAGGAGTTCTACGCCTGGCTCGACCTCAAGGCCGGGACCTTCCTGACCCGGCGCGAGAGCCCCCAGGACCCGCCGAACTTCTTCGTGCGGGACCTCAAGGGCAAGCTGACCCCGGTCACGCGCATGCCCGACCCCGCGCCCCAGCTGCGCGGCATCACCAAGCGCCTGGTGACCTACAAGCGCGCCGACGGCGTGGACCTCTCCTTCACGCTCTACCTGCCCCCGGGCTACAAGGCGGGCACGCGCCTGCCCGCGATCGTGTGGGCCTACCCGCTCGACTACGCCGACCCCAAGATGGCGGGGCAGGTGACGGGCTCCACGCAGACCTTCACCACCTTGGACTGGCCCCTGCACCTCTTCCCCCTGCTGGAGGGCTACGCGGTGCTGGACAATCCCCTCATGCCCGTGGTGGGCGACGCCAACAAGATCTACGACACCTACATGGAGCAGTTGGTCGCCGGCGCCAAGGCCGCGGTGGACAAGGCGGTGGAGCTGGGCGTGGCGGACCGCGACCGCATCGGCATCACCGGGCACAGCCACGGGGGCCTCATGACCGTCAACCTCCTGGCGCACTCGGACCTCTTCCGCGCGGGGGTGGCGCGCAGCGGGGCCTACAACCGCTCGCTGACCGCCTTCGGCTTCCAGAGCGAGCGGCGCACCCTGTGGGAGGCGCCGGAGGTCTACACCAAGGTCTCGCCCTTCTTCCACGCCGACGAGATCAAGTACCCGCTGCTGCTCATCCACGGCGAGCTGGATTCCAACCCGGGGACCGTGCCTCTGCAGTCGCAGCAGCTCTTCGAGGCGGTGCGCGGCAACGGCGGCACGGCGCGCCTGGTGATCCTGCCTTTCGAGTCGCACGGCTACCGCGCTATGGAGTCGACCGAGCAGGTGCTCTACGAGATGCTGGCCTGGTTCGACAAGTACGTCAAGAACGCCGCGCCGCGCGCGGCCTTGAAAACCCCGTGA
- a CDS encoding SEC-C metal-binding domain-containing protein → MEKTEPADIGRNDPCHCGSGKKYKKCCAAKDEAMEREALDKKWAEAVEKKKHEDHQAAQQQGEASPAPRAVRAPMVPKGAAPKFQPFTGPKVRLPRKSGES, encoded by the coding sequence ATGGAAAAAACGGAACCCGCGGACATCGGCCGCAACGACCCCTGCCATTGCGGCTCGGGGAAGAAGTACAAGAAGTGCTGCGCGGCCAAGGACGAGGCCATGGAACGGGAAGCGCTGGACAAGAAATGGGCTGAAGCCGTCGAAAAGAAGAAGCACGAGGACCACCAAGCGGCGCAGCAGCAGGGCGAGGCGTCCCCGGCGCCGCGAGCCGTTCGCGCGCCGATGGTCCCGAAAGGCGCCGCGCCGAAGTTTCAGCCCTTCACGGGGCCGAAGGTCCGTCTGCCTCGGAAGTCCGGCGAAAGCTGA
- a CDS encoding type II secretion system F family protein, producing MLYSRHIRLYRGLSDACRAGLPMGRALRTLSSRTRDQDIAALADATDAGESMAAAMRRLTERFPAWQSDVIAIGEETGRLDEVFTGLAESLEKRRRFWLRLLPKLLYPAFLLTLAPFAFHISLLMRSGLPAYLRAVALILAPMCLGGAAAGYLLCALARSPRWMRRLPILATILTSNFAQYLALMLKAGVSFSRAIVLAGSSAGLGEDDARLRAALDKANAGGGVCETLDLLGIFSPDELASLEAAEAGGSVDRALDVSAAMAAERAQAAVAFVAKAAANLAFLAVAALLGWRIKQFYADFSTQRVDALLHMQ from the coding sequence ATGCTCTACTCCCGCCACATCCGCCTCTACCGCGGCCTCTCCGACGCCTGCCGGGCCGGCCTCCCCATGGGGCGCGCCCTGCGCACCCTCTCGTCTAGGACCCGCGACCAAGACATCGCGGCGCTGGCCGATGCCACCGACGCGGGCGAGTCCATGGCCGCGGCCATGCGCCGCCTGACGGAAAGGTTCCCCGCCTGGCAGAGCGACGTCATCGCCATCGGCGAAGAGACCGGCCGGCTCGACGAAGTGTTCACCGGCCTGGCCGAGAGCCTCGAAAAGCGCCGCCGCTTCTGGCTGCGCCTGCTGCCCAAGCTCCTCTACCCCGCCTTCCTCCTGACCTTGGCGCCTTTCGCTTTCCACATCAGCCTGCTCATGCGCAGCGGCCTGCCGGCGTATCTGCGGGCCGTGGCCCTCATCCTCGCGCCCATGTGCCTGGGCGGCGCCGCGGCCGGGTACCTGCTCTGCGCGCTCGCCAGGAGCCCCCGCTGGATGAGGCGGCTGCCCATACTCGCCACCATCCTGACCTCGAACTTCGCTCAGTATCTGGCGCTGATGCTCAAGGCGGGGGTCTCATTCTCCCGGGCCATCGTCCTGGCCGGAAGCTCCGCGGGCCTGGGCGAGGACGACGCCCGTCTGCGGGCGGCCTTGGACAAGGCCAACGCCGGGGGCGGCGTGTGCGAGACCTTGGACTTGCTGGGGATTTTCTCCCCGGACGAGCTGGCGAGCCTCGAAGCCGCCGAGGCCGGCGGCAGCGTGGACCGGGCGCTGGACGTGTCGGCGGCCATGGCCGCCGAGCGGGCTCAGGCCGCCGTGGCCTTCGTCGCCAAGGCCGCGGCCAACCTCGCCTTCCTGGCCGTGGCCGCGCTCCTGGGCTGGCGCATCAAGCAGTTCTACGCCGACTTCTCGACGCAGCGCGTGGACGCCCTGCTGCACATGCAGTAG